The window CGGGAACACGTCGTCCGCCGTCCGCTCCACGCCCGGCAGCTTCGCGTCGGGCGGCAGGGCGAGCCGGTGGTCCGCCCCGGGCAGCACCTTCACCGTCACCGGAGGCGCCCCCGCATCACCGGACCGCTGGAGGAGTCCTTCGGACAGCGCGCGTGCCGCGGGGCGGGCGGGCGTCACCTCGTCCTTCTCGCCGAACAGCGCGAGCACCGGGCCGCGCACCCGCCCCAGGTCCTCCGTCGAGTCGTAGGACAGCACGTCGTTCCACGTCTGGCGCTGGGCAGCCAGGAGGCGCGGCAGCGGGAGGGTGTCGAGCTTCGCCAGCGGCGTCATGCTGTACCAGCGCTTGCGCTTCGCACGCTTGAGCTGGAAGTCGAGCGTCTTCAGCGCCTTCTCCTCGCGCTCGGGCGCGTAGAGGCGCGGGTCGTGGAGCATGCTCAGGAACTCCGTCAGGTCCACCTGCTCCGGGCCGGTGAGCCCGCGCCGGCGGGCGTCGTTGCGAAGCTGGTGCTGCGCCTGCTTCCAGACCGGGCCTCCGCCGCCGGAGATGAGCACGAGGAAGCCGACCTCGGGTGCTCGCGCCGCCGCTTGGACCGCGACCCATGCGCCCTGACCAAAGCCCATCAGCCCCACCCTGCCCTCGCGCACGGCCGCGCGCTCCCGGAGCAGCCGCGCCGCCGCGAGCCCGTCGTCCGCCAGCGCTCGCAGGGAAGGCGCCTCGGGCGTGCTTCGCCTGTCGTACGTGAGCACCGCGAGCCCCTGGTGGACGAGGTACGTCGGGTACGGCTCCAGCGCCCGCCGCGTCCCCGCGTCCTCTTCGTGCAGCAGCACCACGGCGGCACGGGGCGCCGCGCCGGATGGGAGCCACAGCGTCCCGGAGAGGGTGACGCCTCCACTCTGGAAGGTGACCTCCTCGGTGCGCACTGGCAGCCGGGCCAGCTCCGACGGCAGGCCGAGCGGCGCGACTCCCGGGCCGCTCACGGCCAGCGCGGGGCCCCGGGCGGAGACACTGGTGGGAGGCTGGCTCCCAGCGAGCGCCCAGGCGCCCTGCTCTCGGGGCTCCAGCCGCCACCGGCGACGCGAGGCGAAGTCCATCAGGAAGGGTGCGGCCCCGTCATGCCCGGCGACCGCGAGCCCTCCGTCCGGACGCAGCCAGCCGCCGGCGAAGGGGGGTGCGCCACCCGCGAGCGGCTTCGCCACGCCGCCGTCCACCGCCACCAGGAGCGCGTGACTCTCCCCGCTCCAGAGAAGCAGGCCCAACCCCACCACGACGCATACCGCTGTCCTCAGCACCACGGCCTCCAAAGATGTGACCGTCCTTCAACCTGACCCCGGGCCTCGGGGCAACAGCCGGGCGGGCGGCATGCCCTCGGGAAGGACGGGTGGACAACACCTCGCGCCCGGCACGGCGGTGGCCCGCACCTCGCGAGCCCTCCCTCGCACACCGGGTGTCCCGGCTTGCCCGGTCGGGGAAATGGACTCGTGGTGCCAAGACCCTGCGCCCGCCCCGGCAGCCAGAAAGGAAACTTCCTTCCACGGAGGTCCGTTCGGTGGCCCCCCTCCCGGGCGCCCGGCGGCCGGAAGGAACGTTC of the Pyxidicoccus xibeiensis genome contains:
- a CDS encoding alpha/beta hydrolase, with amino-acid sequence MVLRTAVCVVVGLGLLLWSGESHALLVAVDGGVAKPLAGGAPPFAGGWLRPDGGLAVAGHDGAAPFLMDFASRRRWRLEPREQGAWALAGSQPPTSVSARGPALAVSGPGVAPLGLPSELARLPVRTEEVTFQSGGVTLSGTLWLPSGAAPRAAVVLLHEEDAGTRRALEPYPTYLVHQGLAVLTYDRRSTPEAPSLRALADDGLAAARLLRERAAVREGRVGLMGFGQGAWVAVQAAARAPEVGFLVLISGGGGPVWKQAQHQLRNDARRRGLTGPEQVDLTEFLSMLHDPRLYAPEREEKALKTLDFQLKRAKRKRWYSMTPLAKLDTLPLPRLLAAQRQTWNDVLSYDSTEDLGRVRGPVLALFGEKDEVTPARPAARALSEGLLQRSGDAGAPPVTVKVLPGADHRLALPPDAKLPGVERTADDVFPILEAWLRELGG